The Streptomyces sp. DG1A-41 genomic sequence CGGATGGCTCCGGCGAGGGCGTCGGGGTCGACGTCCTTGTAGACGTAGCCGGCGGCGCCCGCGCGCAGGGCCGGGACCACCGTGCGCTGCTCGGTGAAGCTGGTGACGATCAGCACGCGCGCGGGGTTGTCCAGTTCGCGGAGTCTGCGCAGCGCGTCGACGCCGTCCATGCCCGGCATCTTGACATCCATGAGGATGACGTCGGGCCGCAGCTCCTCCGCGCGGTCGACGCCTTCGGCGCCGTCCGCCGCCTCGCCGACGACCTCGATGTCGTCCTGTACCTCGAGGAACGTGCGCAGGCCCCGGCGGACGACCTGGTGGTCGTCGACGAGCAGCACCTTGATTGCGTCAGCCACCGGGGACCTCCATCTCGATCGTGGTGCCCTTGCCGGGCGCCGATTCCACGGTCAGCGTGCCGCCGGCCCCGCTCGCCCGGTCCCGCATCGAGACCAGGCCCAGATGGCGCCCCGCGCGGCGGACCGCCCTCGGGTCAAAGCCGCTGCCGTCGTCCGTGACCCGCAGGACGGCTCCGCTGCCGCGGCGGTCCAGGGTCACGTCCACGTGGTCGGCGCCGGAGTGGCGCAGGGCGTTGTGCAGGGCCTCCTGGGCGACGCGCAGGACGGCCTCCTCCTGGGAGGCGGGCAGGGCCTTCACACCGCGGCCGGCGAAGGTGACGCGGGCGGAGTGGGCGCGGTCGAGGACCTGGACCTGCGTCCGGAGGGTGGCCACGAGGCCGTCCTCGTCGAGGGCGGCGGGGCGCAACTCGACGACGGCGGCGCGCAGTTCGTCGGCGGCCTCGGCGGCGAGAGTCGCCACCTGCTGGAGTTCGCCCTTGGCGCGGGAGGGGTCCCGGTCCACCAGGCGGGCCGCGGCCTGGGCGGTCAGGCGGAGGGAGAAGAGCTTCTGGCTGACCGCGTCGTGCAGTTCGTGGGCGAGGCGGGAGCGTTCCTCGGCGATGGTGAGTTCGCGGCTGCGTTCGTAGAGGCGGGCGTTGGTGAGGGCGATCGCCGCGTGCTGGGCGAGGATGCCGAGCAGTTCCTCGTCGTCCTGGGTGAAGCCGCAGCCACCGTCGGGTTTCGGGCAGTTCTTGTTCGCCAGGAAGAGCGCGCCGATGACCTCGTCGCCGTCGCGGATCGGCAGGCCCAGGAAGTCGACCAGGTCGGGGTGGGCGCTCGGCCAGCCCTCGAAGCGGGGGTCCTTGCGGACGTCGGCGAGGCGCTCGGCCCTGGCCTCGTGCAGCATCGCGGCGAGAATGCCGTGCTGGCGCGGGAGCGGGCCGATGGCCTTCCACTGCTCCTCGCTGACGCCGTCGACCACGAACTGGGCGAAGCCGCCGTGGTCGTCCGGGACGCCGAGCGCGGCGTACTGCGCGTCGAGCAGCTCGCGGGCCGAGGCGACGATCGTCTTGAGGACGTCGCGCACCTCGAGATGCCTGCTCATGGCCAGCAGCGCGGAGCTCACCGCGGCGAGGCCGGACCGGGGACCGTGACTCATGTCCTCACGGTACCGGCGGGCTGTGACAGCGCGGATCGGACCACTGGCGGCGGGCGTCCGGTCCGGTGGGCCTAGGTCGCGGGGCGGACGCGTCCGGGCGACGTGGCGTAGGACGGGGGCGCCGGGCCGTGGGCGTAGGGCGAAGGGACCCGGTGGTCTGCGGCCCGCGTCCGAGGCGGTCCGGGTGGGCCCGTTCCTACGTTGAGGGCACACGATCACGACGAGGGAGTGGACCATGCCGGTTGCGATCATCACCGGGGCCTCGAAGGGCCTGGGCCGGGCGCTCGCGGAGGCCCTGGCCGGGCGGGGCTGGGATCTGGTGCTCGACGCCAGGGGCGCCGAGGCCCTGAGGGACGCGGCAGAGGCCGTCTCCGCGCACGGCGCGTGCGTGACCGCCCTGCCCGGGGACGTCACGGACGCCGCGCACCGTGCTGCACTGGTGTCGGCGGCGTGGCGGCTCGGCGGTGTCGACCTGCTGGTGCACAACGCGAGCGCGCTGGGCGCCGAGCCGCTGGTGCGGCTGGAGGAGCTGCCCCTGGAGGGGCTGCGGCGGGCGCTGGAGGTGAACCTGGTGGCGGGTCTCGGCCTGGTCCAGGAGGCGCTGCCGCTGCTGCGGGCCTCGGAGGCGGGCACGGTCATCGGGATCAGTTCGGACGCGGCCGCCGAGGCGTATGAGACCTGGGGCGGCTACGGGGCGTCCAAGGCGGCACTGGACCATCTCGCGGCGGTGCTCGCCGTGGAGGAGCCGGGGCTGCGGGTCTGGGCGGTGGATCCCGGCGACATGGCCACGGACCTGTACGCGGCGGCCGTACCGGACGATCACGATCCGCGGCCGGAGCCGGCGACTGTGGTGCCAGGGTTCCTGCGGCTGCTGGACGAGCGGCCGGCGAGCGGGCGGTACGGGGCTCCGGCTCTGCTGGACGGGGTCCGATGACGCTGACCGTGCGGGTACCGGAGGAGCTGGCGGCCCGGGTTCCGGTGGAACAGCGGGGGGCCGGACCGGAGCGGGACGCCGTGCGGATGCTGGTGTCGCGTGGTGCGGAGGTGGCGCATCACACGTTCAGGGAGCTGCCGCGGCTGTTGCGGGCGGGGGATCTGCTCGTGGTCAACACCTCGGCCACGCTGGCGGCGGCCGTCGACGGGCGGATCGGGCACGCGCGCGTGGTGGTGCACTTCTCCACCCGCGGGGATGACGGCCGCTGGGCGGTGGAGCTGCGGGATCCGGACGGGCGGGGCACCACGCGCCCGCGTGCGGGAGGGCCCGCGGGTACGGAGGTGTGCCTGCCGGGAGGTGGGCGGCTGGTTCTGGAGGAGCCGCTGAGCGGGCGGAGCGAACGGCTGTGGTGGGCGCGGGCCGCCGGGCCTGACGTGCCGGGGCTGCTGCGGGAGCACGGGCGGCCCATTCGCTACGCCTACACGGAGCGCGAACAGCCGCTGTCCATGTACCAGACGGTGTTCGCGCTGCCGTCTCCCGACGGGGCGGGCAGTGCGGAGATGCCGAGTGCGGCGCGGCCCTTCACGGCGCGGCTGGTGGCGGAGCTGGTGAGCCGGGGGGTGCAGTTCGCGCCGGTCACGCTGCATACGGGGGTGGCGTCGGCGGAGGCGCACGAGCCGCCGTATCCGGAGCGCTTCGCGGTGCCCGAGGCGTCGGCGCGGCTGATCAACGCCGCGAAGGCCGGTGGAGGCCGGGTCGTGGCGATCGGTACGACGGCGGTGCGGGCCGTGGAGTCGGCGGTGGGCGCCGACGGGGTCGTACGCGCGCGTGCGGGGTGGACGGATCTCGTCGTCACGCCGGAGCGCGGGGTGCGGGTGGTGGACGGGCTGCTGACCGGGCTGCACGAGCCGGAGGCCTCGCATCTGCTGATGCTGGAGGCGATCGCGGGGCGAGAGGCGATCGAGCGTGGCTACGAGGCCGCGCTCCAGGGCCGCTACCTGTGGCACGAGTTCGGGGACGTGCACCTCGTCCTGCCGTAGGAGGGGCTGTGGAGGACCGTGGCAGGCCCCTCACACAGAGCATCGCTTGTGCAACCAGCGGTGAGACCGCGCCCCTTCCGATGTGAGCCCGCGCATAGGACCCACGTCACGTACGAAAGGGCGTAGGAGACAAAGCCCCACCTTTTGAGCGGCACATACGGTCCAATCTGCCCCGATTTGCCCCTCCCTGATCCACTATCGGGCTTCGTACGTCACACCTTTGCCACGCCATTTTGCGGCCGCTAAGAATTGCTGGCGTCGCTCAGCGCCGTGGGTTCTTCCCCGCGGCGTTCGTGTCGGAAACACAACCGTCCAACGCCGGACGCCGAGCGACTCCCGCGCTATTCGAAGAGGTCCCACCACCATGCCCAAGAACATCTTCAGCCGTGGCCGTAGTCGTACCCTGACCCGTCACCACAAGATCGCCATGGCGGGTGTCGCCACCCTCGGCGCCGCCGCCATCGGTCTCTCCGCGGTGCCGAGCGGTGCGTCGACCAAGACCACGACCGAGGCCGCTCAGCCGGCTGCGGTGGCGTTCAGCACCGAGCAGATCAAGGACGTCAAGGCCAGCGTCACCGACCAGATGGCCAGTGCCACGGTGAAGGCGGAGCAGATCGCGGCGAAGAAGAAGGCCGACGCCGCTGCCGCCGCCAAGAAGAAGGCCGCCGCCGAGGCCGCGAAGAAGAAGGCCGAGGCCGCGCGCAAGGCCAAGGAGGCCGCGAGCCGGGACGCCAAGCGCGCCCAGGTCAAGAAGGCCGCCGCGAAGACCTACCCGAACAACCTCGACGGCTGGATCCGCGAGTCGCTCGACGTCATGAAGAAGCACGGCATCCCCGGCTCCTACGACGGCATCAAGCGCAACATCATCCGGGAGTCCTCGGGTAACCCGAAGGCGATCAACAACTGGGACATCAACGCCATCAACGGCGTCCCGTCGAAGGGCCTGCTCCAGGTCATCCCGCCGACCTTCAAGGCCTACCACGTCCCCGGCACCTCCTGGGACATCTACGACCCGGTCGCCAACATCACCGCCGCCTGCAACTACGCGGCCGACAAGTACGGCTCCATGGACAACGTCTTCGGCGCGTACTGAGGCCGGCGCGGACCTCTGCTCGCTGGACCGAACGCCGAAGGGCGGCACTCTCCTGACGGAGTGCCGCCCTTCGGGGCGTTCACGGGGTGGCGGTCACTTGCGCATGACCTCGGGCTCGTGGCGGCGCAGGAAGCGGGCCACGAAGAAGCCGCAGATCACACCGAGGGCGAGGAGCGCGCCCATGTCCATGGCCCAGGCCCCGACCGTGTGCTCCCACAGCGGGTCGGTGTCGCCGGCGGTCGCGGGCGGGCTGATCTTGTTGAAGTCCAGCGTGGCACCGGAGGCGGCGACCGCCCAGCGCGACGGCATCAGGAACGAGAACTGGTTGACGCCGATCGAGCCGTGCAGCGTGAACAGGCAGCCCGTGAAGACGACCTGGATGATCGCGAACATCACCAGCAGCGGCATGGTCTTCTCGGCGGTCTTCACCAGCGACGAGATGATCAGGCCGAACATCATCGAGGTGAAGCCCAGGGCCATGATCGGCACGGACAGCTCCAGCAGCGTGGCGCTGCCGAAGACCAGGCCCTCCTCGGGGATCTCCCGGCTGGAGAAACCGATGACGCCGACCAGCAGGCCCTGGAGGACGGTGATCATGCCGAGCACGAACACCTTCGACATCAGATACGCCGAGCGTGACAGGCCGGTCGCGCGCTCCCGCTCGTAGATGACCCGTTCCTTGATCAGCTCCCGGACGGAGTTCGCCGCGCCCGCGAAGCAGGCGCCGACCGCGAGGATCAGCAGGACCGTGGTGGCCGTGCCGTTCGGGATGATGCGGCCGGTCTGCGGGTTGGGCGGGTTGGGCAGCAGGCCCCGGTCCGCGTCGATGAGCAGGCTGACCGCGCCGAGCACGGCCGGCAGGATCACCATCAGAGCGAGGAAGCCCTTGTCGGACGCGATCACCGAGACGTAGCGCCGCACGAGCGTGACGAACTGGGACATCCAGCCCTGCGGCTTCGGCGGCTTCATCGCCTGCATCGGCGCGACCTGTACGGACTGCGGCGCTACGGCGTCGATGTCCGCGGCGTACATCTGGTAGTGCTGCGAGCCCTTCCAGCGGCCCGCCCAGTCGTAGTCGCGGTAGTTCTCGAAGGCGGAGAAGACATCGGCCCAGGTGTCGTAGCCGAAGAAGTTCAGCGCCTCCTCCGGCGGGCCGAAGTAGGCCACCGCGCCGCCGGGCGCCATCACCAGCAGCTTGTCGCACAGCGCCAGCTCCGCCACGGAGTGGGTGACGACGAGGACCGTACGGCCGTCGTCCGCCAGGCCGCGCAGCAGCTGCATGACGTCGCGGTCCATGCCCGGGTCGAGGCCGGAGGTGGGCTCGTCCAGGAAGATCAGCGACGGCTTGGTGAGCAGCTCCAGGGCCACGGAGACGCGCTTGCGCTGGCCACCGGAGAGGGAGGTGACCTTCTTCTCCTTGTGGATGTCCAGCTTCAGCTCGCGCAGCACCTCGTCGATACGGGCGTCGCGCTCGGCGGCCGTGGTGTCGGCCGGGAAGCGGAGCTTGGCCGCGTACTTCAGGGCCTTCTTGACGGTCAGTTCCTTGTGCAGGATGTCGTCCTGCGGGACCAGACCGATGCGCTGGCGCAGCTCGGCGAACTGCTTGTAGAGGTTCCGGTTGTCGTAGAGGACCTCGCCCTGGTCTGCCGGGCGGTAGCCGGTGAGCGCCTTGAGCAGGGTGGACTTGCCGGATCCCGACGGGCCGATGACCGCGATCAGCGACTTCTCCGGGACGCCGAAGGAGACGTCCTTGAGGATCTGCTTGCCGCCCTCGACCGTGACGGTCAGGTGGCGGGCGGAGAAGGACACCTCACCGGTGTCGACGAACTCCTCGAGCCGGTCGCCGACGATCCGGAACGTCGAGTGGCCGACGCCGACGACG encodes the following:
- a CDS encoding response regulator transcription factor, coding for MADAIKVLLVDDHQVVRRGLRTFLEVQDDIEVVGEAADGAEGVDRAEELRPDVILMDVKMPGMDGVDALRRLRELDNPARVLIVTSFTEQRTVVPALRAGAAGYVYKDVDPDALAGAIRSIHAGHILLQPEVADALLSQEQANSSPGRAGSLTDREREVLGLIADGRSNREIARALVLSEKTVKTHVSNILMKLDLADRTQAALWAVRHGVAG
- a CDS encoding GAF domain-containing sensor histidine kinase, which translates into the protein MSHGPRSGLAAVSSALLAMSRHLEVRDVLKTIVASARELLDAQYAALGVPDDHGGFAQFVVDGVSEEQWKAIGPLPRQHGILAAMLHEARAERLADVRKDPRFEGWPSAHPDLVDFLGLPIRDGDEVIGALFLANKNCPKPDGGCGFTQDDEELLGILAQHAAIALTNARLYERSRELTIAEERSRLAHELHDAVSQKLFSLRLTAQAAARLVDRDPSRAKGELQQVATLAAEAADELRAAVVELRPAALDEDGLVATLRTQVQVLDRAHSARVTFAGRGVKALPASQEEAVLRVAQEALHNALRHSGADHVDVTLDRRGSGAVLRVTDDGSGFDPRAVRRAGRHLGLVSMRDRASGAGGTLTVESAPGKGTTIEMEVPGG
- a CDS encoding SDR family oxidoreductase is translated as MPVAIITGASKGLGRALAEALAGRGWDLVLDARGAEALRDAAEAVSAHGACVTALPGDVTDAAHRAALVSAAWRLGGVDLLVHNASALGAEPLVRLEELPLEGLRRALEVNLVAGLGLVQEALPLLRASEAGTVIGISSDAAAEAYETWGGYGASKAALDHLAAVLAVEEPGLRVWAVDPGDMATDLYAAAVPDDHDPRPEPATVVPGFLRLLDERPASGRYGAPALLDGVR
- a CDS encoding S-adenosylmethionine:tRNA ribosyltransferase-isomerase is translated as MTLTVRVPEELAARVPVEQRGAGPERDAVRMLVSRGAEVAHHTFRELPRLLRAGDLLVVNTSATLAAAVDGRIGHARVVVHFSTRGDDGRWAVELRDPDGRGTTRPRAGGPAGTEVCLPGGGRLVLEEPLSGRSERLWWARAAGPDVPGLLREHGRPIRYAYTEREQPLSMYQTVFALPSPDGAGSAEMPSAARPFTARLVAELVSRGVQFAPVTLHTGVASAEAHEPPYPERFAVPEASARLINAAKAGGGRVVAIGTTAVRAVESAVGADGVVRARAGWTDLVVTPERGVRVVDGLLTGLHEPEASHLLMLEAIAGREAIERGYEAALQGRYLWHEFGDVHLVLP
- a CDS encoding transglycosylase SLT domain-containing protein → MPKNIFSRGRSRTLTRHHKIAMAGVATLGAAAIGLSAVPSGASTKTTTEAAQPAAVAFSTEQIKDVKASVTDQMASATVKAEQIAAKKKADAAAAAKKKAAAEAAKKKAEAARKAKEAASRDAKRAQVKKAAAKTYPNNLDGWIRESLDVMKKHGIPGSYDGIKRNIIRESSGNPKAINNWDINAINGVPSKGLLQVIPPTFKAYHVPGTSWDIYDPVANITAACNYAADKYGSMDNVFGAY
- a CDS encoding FHA domain-containing protein, which translates into the protein MPELVLESNGRTWTLDPSRSYTLGRDPQGDVVFDDARVSWRHATVSFNGRGWVIEDHGSTNGTFVQGQRIHQLELGPGSAVHLGNATDGPRLNLSGAAAGVATPQVQPQQQPYAAQGANPGWAQQAPHQQVQAPQQAQAGWQQPQQQPAAHIPQQQGPGGVAGAPPVYGDRSPTTFHQFSLGRVMRIGRALENELVVSDLQVSRHHAEFHSTPDGRMEIRDLGSHNGTYVNGQPIPKGGTQLLGPTDVVGVGHSTFRIVGDRLEEFVDTGEVSFSARHLTVTVEGGKQILKDVSFGVPEKSLIAVIGPSGSGKSTLLKALTGYRPADQGEVLYDNRNLYKQFAELRQRIGLVPQDDILHKELTVKKALKYAAKLRFPADTTAAERDARIDEVLRELKLDIHKEKKVTSLSGGQRKRVSVALELLTKPSLIFLDEPTSGLDPGMDRDVMQLLRGLADDGRTVLVVTHSVAELALCDKLLVMAPGGAVAYFGPPEEALNFFGYDTWADVFSAFENYRDYDWAGRWKGSQHYQMYAADIDAVAPQSVQVAPMQAMKPPKPQGWMSQFVTLVRRYVSVIASDKGFLALMVILPAVLGAVSLLIDADRGLLPNPPNPQTGRIIPNGTATTVLLILAVGACFAGAANSVRELIKERVIYERERATGLSRSAYLMSKVFVLGMITVLQGLLVGVIGFSSREIPEEGLVFGSATLLELSVPIMALGFTSMMFGLIISSLVKTAEKTMPLLVMFAIIQVVFTGCLFTLHGSIGVNQFSFLMPSRWAVAASGATLDFNKISPPATAGDTDPLWEHTVGAWAMDMGALLALGVICGFFVARFLRRHEPEVMRK